The Streptomyces rubrogriseus genomic sequence GGCCGCAGGACTCGGGCTTCCGGGACGCGGACGCCGAGCGGGAGATCGGGACCGTCCAGTCGGTCATCACCGAGGTCCGGCGCTTCCGTGCCGACCAGGGGCTCCAGCCCGGCCAGCGGGTCCCGGCCCGGCTCACCCTCGCGGGCAGCGCGCTCGCGGCCCACGAGGCGGCCGTCCGGCAGCTGCTGCGGCTCCAGCCGGAGGGCGACGCCTTCACGGCGACGGCCACGCTGCCGGTCGCCGGCGTCGAGGTGGCCCTCGACCTCTCCGGCGTCATCGACTTCGCCGCCGAGCGCAAGCGGCTGGCGAAGGACCTCGCCGCGGCGGAGAAGGAGAAGGCCCAGGCGAACGCCAAGCTCGGCAACGAGGCGTTCCTGGCGAAGGCACCGGACCAGGTGGTGGACAAGATCCGCGGCCGCCTCGCCAAGGCGGACGAGGACATCACCCGCATCACCGCCCAGCTGGAAAAGCTGCCGGAGGCGTAACGTCCGTACGTCGACGAAGATCCCCGGAGCATTCTTGCGCCGGGGACCTTCGTTACCTAGGGGCGCGGGGAACTGCGCGACCAGCCACAACGGCGCCGCACTCGCCCGGGACCCAAGCCACCCCCTCCGTTGGGCCCCCCGCAGGGAGTCGCGCAGCCCGGCGCTCACGGGGTGCCGCCGCGCCCACCCTCCCCCACTCTCGGCTACGCTCGAGCGGGGGCCCCCATCGCCCCAGCGGCACGACTGCCCGCGGCGGCGGGTACGTAGACTGTCCCCGTGAGCGACAACCCCGGCCAGAACGACCAGCCCGACCCCCTCGACTCCTTCGACGAGATCATCGACGCGGAGACCACCCGCGACCCCGACCTCGCCGTCATCGAGGCCGGCAGCCGCACCCTGCGCACCCAGGGCGGCCCCCCGGAGGCCGACGTCCCCGGGCGCCCGGAGGACCCCGAGGTGGACGCGGCCCTGCGCGATGTCGAGACGGAGCTGGCCAGCCGCTGGGGCGAGACCAAGCTGGAGCCGTCCGTCACCCGGATCGCCGCGTTGATGGACGTACTGGGCGAGCCGCAGCGCTCGTACCCCTCCATCCACATCACCGGGACCAACGGCAAGACCTCCACCGCCCGCATGATCGAGGCCCTGCTCGGCGCCTTCGAGCTGCGCACCGGGCGGTACACCTCGCCGCACGTGCAGTCGATCACCGAGCGGATCAGCCTGGACGGGGCGCCGATCGCCGCCGAGCGGTTCGTCGAGACGTACCAGGACGTCAAGCCGTACGTCGAGATGGTCGACGCGCAGCAGGAGTACCGGCTCTCCTTCTTCGAGGTGCTGACCGGCATGGCGTACGCCGCCTTCGCCGACGCGCCCGTGGACGTGGCCGTCGTCGAGGTCGGGATGGGCGGCTCCTGGGACGCCACCAACGTCATCGACGGGGACGTCGCCGTCGTCACCCCCATCGACCTGGACCACACCGACCGGCTCGGCGGGACCCCCGGCGAGATCGCGGTCGAGAAGTCCGGGATCATCAAGCAGGACGCGACCGTGATCCTGGCCCAGCAGCCGGTGGACGCGGCGCAGGTGATGCTGAAGAAGGCCGTGGACGTCAACGCCACCGTGGCCCGCGAGGGGCTGGAGTTCGGCGTCGTCGCCCGCGAGGTCGCAGTCGGCGGGCAGCTGGTCACCCTGCGCGGACTCGGCGGCGAGTACACCGAGGTGTACCTGCCGCTGCACGGCGCGCACCAGGCGCACAACGCGGCGGTCGCGCTGGCCGCCGTCGAGGCGTTCTTCGGCGTCGGCGCGCAGCGCCCCGAGCCGCTGGACGTCGACACCGTGCGCAAGGCCTTCGCCTCCGTCGCCTCGCCGGGGCGGATGGAGGTGGTGCGGCGCTCGCCGACCGTGGTCCTCGACGCCGCGCACAACCCGGCCGGCGCCCGGGTCACCGCCGAGGCGGTGGGGGAGGCCTTCCAGTTCAGCCGCCTCATCGGGGTGGTCGGCGCCAGCGGCGACAAGAACGTGCGGGGGCTCCTCGAAGCCTTCGAGCCGGTCTTCGCCGAGGTCGTCGTCACCCAGAACTCCAGCCACCGCGCGATGGACGCCGACGAACTGGCCGCGGTCGCCGTCGAGGTCTTCGGCGACGACCGCGTCCAGGTCGAGCCGCGGCTGCCGGACGCCCTGGAGGCCGCGATCACGCTGGCCGAGGAGGAGGGCGAGTTCGCGGGCGGCGGTGTGCTCGTCACCGGTTCCGTCATCACCGTCGGCGAGGCCCGACTGCTCCTGAGGAGGGGCTGAGAAACCGTGCGTACGCTCTGTGCTTCGACTCTGATCGGCGAGTTCTTCGTGATCGGCTTCGCCGGACTGGTCGCCATGAAGGACCCGGACCTGTCCATGGGGACGGTGTGGACGGTCAGCGGCATCGCGATGTTCCTCAGCGTGCTGCTGTGCGGGGTCATCACCCGGCCCGGCGGGATCGCCCTCGGCTGGGCGCTGCAGATCGCGCTGATCGCCGCCGGCTTCGTGGTGCCGACCATGTTCTTCCTCGGCGCGATCTTCGCCGCCCTGTGGTGGGCCTCCGTGCACTACGGGCGGAAGATCGACGAGGCGAAGGCGCGGTTCGCGGCCCAGGCCGAGGCCTCCGCGCCCGACCCCGCCTGAGTGCGCAGCGCGGCCGACGGGGCCCGGTATGCCTGACGCTGCGTGACGGACGCCGCGACACGCCCGGTAACCTCAGTCATCACCCGCACGACCGCACATCTCGAACCTTTCCAAGGGAGCCCTCGTGACCCAGCGCAGCCTCGTCCTCCTCAAGCCCGACGCCGTCCGTCGTGGCCTGACCGGCGAGATCATCAGCCGCATCGAGCGCAAGGCCGGCTGGCAGATCACCGCGCTGGAACTGCGCACCCTGGACACCGAGACGCTGGAGCAGCACTACGGCGAGCACAAGGGCAAGCCCTTCTACGAGCCGCTGGTCGAGTTCATGGCGTCCGGGCCGGTCGTGGCGATGGTCGTCGAGGGCGAGCGGGTCATCGAGGGCGTGCGCGCGCTGGCCGGTCCGACCGACCCGATCGCCGCCGCCCCGGGCTCGATCCGCGGGGACTACGGCGTGATCGTCCGCGAGAACCTGATCCACGCCTCCGACTCCGAGGAGTCCGCCGAGCGCGAGCTGAAGATCTTCTTCCCGGGCCGGGTCTGATCCTTCTTCGGGACACGCCGGGAGCGCCTTTTTTCTGACGCCATGTCAGTCGAATGGACCGGGCGGAGCCGGGGCGGTCGCGTAAAAGCGACCGCCCTGTGGCATATGCGCGCCTGATCGGGGGAACGGATCCCACCGTTGGCCCGTCTCCACAAGCGAGGCGGTGCGCCATCTGCTGACAATGGCGAAGACCCTCGCGCAGTGTTCGCGAAAGCGCGTCTACGATGGAAGCCTCCACGCGTCACTGCACCCACTTCGCCTACCTGAAAAGCCCTCAAAAGCTCCTGGGAAGGCCAGTCGAATCCTGATGGGGAACTCAATGTCGTTCATCGGCCGTGACATGGCTGTCGACCTCGGGACCGCCAACACGCTGGTGTACGTCAGGGGTCGCGGGATCGTACTCAACGAGCCGTCCGTCGTCGCGATCAACACCAACACCGGTGGCATCCTCGCGGTCGGCGCCGAAGCGAAGAAGATGATCGGGCGCACGCCCGGCAACATCGTTGCCGTGCGCCCGCTGAAGGACGGCGTCATCGCCGACTTCGAGATCACCGAGCGGATGCTCCGCTACTTCATCCTGAAGATCCACAAGCGGCGGTATCTGGCTCGGCCGCGGGTCGTCGTCTGTGTGCCCTCGGGCATCACCGGCGTCGAGCGCCGCGCCGTCATCGAGGCGTCGTCCCAGGCCGGCGCCCGGCAGGTGCACATCATCGAGGAGCCCATGGCCGCGGCCATCGGCTCCGGCCTGCCGGTCCACGAGGCCACGGGCAACATGGTGGTGGACATCGGCGGCGGCACCACGGAGGTCGCGGTCATCTCGCTCGGCGGCATCGTCACGGCCCAGTCCATCCGCGTCGCGGGTGACGAGCTGGACAACGCGATCATCCAGCACGTGAAGAAGGAGTACAGCCTTCTGCTGGGTGAGCGCACGGCCGAACAGATCAAGATCACGATCGGTTCTGCGTACGACCTCGACTCCGACGAGCACACCGAAATCCGCGGCCGGGACCTCGTCTCCGGGCTGCCAAAGACCGTCGTCATCTCCGCCGCCGAAGTGCGCAAGGCGATCGAAGAGCCGGTCAACGCCATCGTCGACGCCGTCAAGACGACCCTCGACAAGTGTCCGCCGGAGCTGTCCGGCGACATCATGGACCGGGGCATCGTCCTGACCGGCGGCGGCGCGCTGCTGCGCGGGCTCGACGAACGGCTGCGCCGGGAGACCGGGATGCCGATCCACATCGCCGAGGACCCGCTGGACAGCGTGGCGCTCGGCAGCGGCAAGTGCGTCGAGGAGTTCGAGGCGCTCCAGCAGGTGCTGGACGCCTCGCCCCGCAGATGACGTAACACTTCGGTTCCGCCGTACGAGACGATCTCCTCTCGTGCGGCGGATCGTTGATATAGAGGGTTGCGGTACCGGATGCGCGTGAAGCGCCCGACGTACCGAATCAGCTCAATTCCTGAACACCGCCACGTACATTCCGAGATTCCCGAATTTCGACGAGGAAGGCACGGCCGCCGCACGTGAGGGACACGAAAGAGAGCCGGCTGCTCCTGGTACTGCTGATCGCCATCGCGTTCGCACTGATCACGGTGGACATCCGCGGCGGGGAGGACTCCCCGGTCGACGGTGCCCGGCAGGCCGCCGCCAACGTCTTCGGTCCGATCGAGAACGGGGTCTCCTCCGCGGTCGACCCCGTCGGCAACGCGGTCTCCGCGATCCGCGACTCCGGCGACCGGCACGACCGGCTCGCGCGGCTGGAGACGGAGAACGCGGCCCTCAAGGCGAAGCTCGGCAGCGACGAGCGCGGCCGCAGCCGGCTGAAGCAGTTCGACAAGATGCTCGGGCTGGCCGGCGCCGGGCAGTACGGCATCAAGGGCGCCCAGGTCATCGCCATAGGAGCGGCCCAGGGCTTCTCCTGGACCATCACCATCGACGCCGGTGCCAACGACGGCGTGAAGCGCGACATGACCGTCCTCAACGGCGACGGCCTCGTCGGACGCGTGACCACCGTCGGCCCCAACACCGCCACCGTGCTGCTCGCCAACGACCCGGACTTCACCGTCGGCACCCGGATGGAGTCCGGCGACGAACTCGGCTTCGCCTCCGGCCAGGGCAGCCGCCCGCTGCGCGTCGAACTCCTCAACGGCAAGGCCGACGTCAAGAAGGGCGACCGCCTCGTCACCTTCGGCTCCCAGGCCGACAAGCCCTTCGTGCCGGGCGTGCCCGTCGGCACCATCACCCGCGTCGACCCCAACGGCGGCGACCTGACCCGCATCCTCGACGTCACGCCGTTCGTCAGCTTCACCAAGCTCGACATCGTCGGCGTCGTCGTCCAGGCCCCGTCGAAGGACCCGCGCGACACGGTGCTGCCGGAGAAGAAGCAGCCGAAGCCCACGCCGACCGTGACCGTCACCGTCACCCCCGGGGCCGACCCCGAGGGCCAGGCCCAGAACGACGAGGCCGGGCAGAACGACGCGACCGGCCAGAACGACGCGACCGGCCAGAACGACCAGACAGAGCAGCAGAACGAGCAGCCCGAGCCGTAGGAGCCTTCACCCCATGCGCGTCAACCGGATCCTGCTGTCCGTCGCCCTCGTCGTCGTCGCCCTGGTGGTCCAGGTGAGCGTCCTCGCCCGCCTCCACCTGCCCGGCGCCGTCCCCGACCTGCTGCTGCTCACCGTCCTCGGCCTCGCCCTGGTCTACGGCCACGTCGGCGGCGCCCTCATCGGCTTCGGCGCCGGACTCCTCGCCGACCTCGCCCCGCCCGCCGATCACGCCGCCGGCCGCTACGCCCTCGTGCTCTGCGTCATCGGCTACCTCGCCGGACTCGCCAGACCGGACAACGGACGGCTCCGCTCGGCCACCGGCCCCATGGTCGTCGTGGTCGCCGCCGCCGTCGGCACCACCCTGCTCTACGCGGGCGTCGGCGCCCTCGTCGGCGACACCGCCGCCCGCCACGTCGGCCTGCCCAGCCTGCTGTTCACCGCCGCCCTGTATGACCTGCTGCTCGCGCCCTTCGTCGTCCCCGGCATCATGGCGCTCGCCCGGCGCGCCGAGCACGACCCGCTGGCCGACACCAACTCCGCCGCCCAGAGCGCCGACATCTCCTCGGGCTGGCTTTCCGGAGGCACCGGCCTGCGCATCGGCAGACAGCGCAACGCGCTGCGGGTGAAGACGGCCCGCGCCCGCGTGGCCCGCGCCGGACGCATCAAGGGGGTCAAGCGGCTGTGACGACGCGGCAGCATTCCAGCAGCACACACTTCGTGAGGGGGAGCCAGAACCAGTGACCAGCTCCCACCCGTCGCCCACCACCACCCTCAACCGGATGGGCCGCGCCCATGACTAACATTCCGGAGACCGGCCGCAGCACCCGCGTCCAGACCCGGCTCGTCGTCATCCAGATCCTCGTCCTCTCCCTCCTCGCCACCCTCGGCGGCCGCCTCTGGTACCTCCAGATCCGCCAGGGCGACGAGTACGCCGAGGAGGCCTCCGGCAACCACGTCCAGCAGGTCGTCCAGCCCGCCACCCGCGGCTCGATCCTGGACGCCCGCGGCGTCGCCCTCGCCGACAACGAGACCCGGCTCGTCGTCTCCGCCTCCCGCACCGACCTGCTGAAGATGAAGGACGACGGCAAGGCCGTCCTCACCAAGCTCGCCGGCGTCCTCGGCATGAAGCCCCAGGACGTCATCGACAAGGTCCGCCTCTGCGACGCCGAGACCCCGCAGCCCTGCTGGAACGGCTCGCCCTACCAGCCGATCCCCGTCACCGACGAGGCCACCGTCAAGCAGGCCCTGCAGATCCGCGAACGCGCCGAGGACTTCCCCGGCATCACCGCCGAGCCCATGGCCGTACGCCGCTACGCCGCCCCCGGCAAGTCCAACACCGCCCAGGTCCTCGGCTACCTCTCGCCGGTCACCGACGAGGAACTGCAGAAGGCCCAGGACACCGACTCGCCCTACCTGCGCTCCGACCAGGTCGGCCGCTCCGGCCTGGAACGCCAGTACGACAAGGCACTGCGCGGCAAGGCCGGCGTCACCCGCTACGAGGTCGACAACCTCGGCCGCGTCATCGGCGAGGCCGAGTCCGACCCGGGCACCCCCGGCTCCAACCTCGTCACCAGCATCGACGCCCGCGTCCAGCGGGTCGCCGAGTACGAGCTGAACGAGGCGATGAAGGCCGCCCGCAAGGAGATGGACCGCAACACCAACCGGACCTACGAGGCCGACGCCGGAGCGGTCGTGGTGATGGAGGCCAAGACCGGCCGCGTCGTCGCCATGGCCTCCAACCCCGACTACGACCCCAACGCCTGGGTCGGCGGCATCTCCGCCAAGGACTACAAGAAGCTCACCGGCAAGGACTCCAACTACCCGCTGCTCAACCGCGCCACCCAGGGCCAGGCGGCCCCCGGCTCCATCTTCAAGGTCGTCTCCTCGGCCGCCGCGGTCGAGGCCGGCTACGACTTCGACGGCAACTACGACTGCTCCAGCGCCTACGACGTCGGCGGCCAGGTCTTCAAGAACTTCGAGTCGGCCAACGAAGGCATGATCACCATCGGCCGCGCCCTGGAGCTCTCCTGCGACACCGTCTTCTACCGCCTGTCCCACCAGGAGTGGAAGAAGGACGGCGGGATGAACCCCAAGAACCCCCACGACTACTTCTACAAGGCCGCCCACCAGTTCGGCCTCGGCGCCACGACCGGCATCGACCTCCCCAACGAGGTCACCGGCCGCGTCCCCGACCGCCAGTGGAAGCAGGACTACTGGGAGGCCAACAAGGACGCCTGGTGCAAGTCCGGCAAGAAGGACGGCTCCTACGTCGAGAAGATCGCGTACGAGAACTGCCACAGCGGCAACAAGATGCGCGCCGGTGACTCCATCAACTACTCCATCGGCCAGGGCGACACCCTCGTCACCCCCATCCAGATGGCCACCATCTACGCGGCCATCTCCAACGGCGGCACCCTCTACGACCCGAGCATCGGCAAGGCCGTCGTCAGCCCCGACGGCAAGACCGTCCGCGAGATCGAGCCCACGGCCCACGGCAAGCTGCCCATAAGCAAGACCACGCTGACCAAGATGGACGAGGCCCTCGCCGGCGTCGCCAGCCGCGGCACCGCAGCCTGGCGCTTCGCCCAGGTCGGCTGGCCGCAGGACAAGATCCCGATGCACGCCAAGACCGGTACCGCCGAGGTCTACGGCAAGCAGACCACGTCCTGGTTCGCGACGTACACCAAGGACTACTCGATCGTCATGACGATCTCCCAGGGCGGCACCGGCTCCGGCGCCTCGGGACCCGCCGTCCGCAACATCTACGACGCGCTGTACGGGGTCTCCGACGACGGCGACATCGACCCGAAGAAGGCGCTGCTGCCCAAGCCGCAGGCGAGCCTCCCGAAGATCAAGACGGACGGCACGATCCTCTCGCCGAAGATGCCGAAGGACGTCGTCAAGCAGCTCCAGCCCGACGAGAAGGCCTCCCCGGACGAGGAGTACGCCCCCGTCGAGGACGGGAACCAGCCCGCGACCACCCCCAACCAGAACGGGGAGAACCGCGACACCCGGCGCCACCGACGGCGCGGCGCCGGGCGCGGCGCCCGGCCGGGCGGCAGGGGAAGAAGCCGGAGGGCACGCGTATGACCGGCAACAGCTTCCACGTCTCCGGATACGGCCCCGACAAGGGAGGCTGGACCCGCCTCTTCGCCCGGGACTCCATGGCCCGGCGGCTCGACTGGCCGATACTGCTGGCCGCCGTGGGGCTCTCCCTGATGGGCTCGCTGCTCGTCTACTCCGCGACCCGCAACCGCACCGAACTCAACCAGGGCGACCAGTACTACTTCCTCACCCGGCACCTGCTGAACACCGGCATCGGGCTCGCCCTGATGGTCGCCACCGTCTGGCTCGGCCACCGCGCCCTGCGCACCGCCGTGCCGCTCCTGTACGGCTTCTCGGTGTTCCTGATCCTGCTGGTGCTCACCCCGCTCGGCTCGACCATCAACGGCGCCCACTCCTGGATCAAGCTCCCCGGCGGCTTCTCGCTGCAGCCCTCGGAGTTCGTGAAGATCACGATCATCCTGGGCATGGCGATGCTGCTGGCCGCACGCGTCGACGCGGGGGACCGGCCGCACCCCGACCACCGCACCGTGCTCCAGGCCCTCGGCCTGGCCACCGTGCCGATGCTCATCGTGATGCTCATGCCCGACCTCGGGTCGGTCATGGTCATGGTCATCATCGTGCTCGGCATCCTGCTCGCCTCCGGCGCCAGCAACCGCTGGATCTTCGGCCTGCTCGGCGCCGGTACCGCGGGTGCGCTCGCCGTCTGGCAGCTCGGCATCCTGGACGACTACCAGATCGCCCGCTTCGCCGCCTTCGCCAACCCCGCCCTCGACCCCGCGGGCGTCGGCTACAACACCAACCAGGCGCGCATCGCCATCGGCTCCGGCGGACTCACCGGCTCCGGCCTCTTCGAGGGCTCCCAGACCACCGGCCGCTTCGTCCCCGAGCAGCAGACCGACTTCGTCTTCACCGTCGCCGGCGAGGAACTGGGCTTCCTCGGCGCCGGACTCATCATCGCCCTGCTCGGCGTGGTCCTCTGGCGCGCCTGCCGCATCGCCCGCAGCACCCCCGACCTGTACGGCACGGTGGTCGCCGCCGGGATCGTCGCGTGGTTCGCCTTCCAGACCTTCGAGAACGTCGGCATGACCCTCGGCATCATGCCGGTCACCGGCCTGCCCCTGCCCTTCGTCTCCTACGGCGGCTCCTCCATGTTCGCCGTCTGGATAGCGGTCGGCCTGCTCCAGTCGATCACCGTGCAGCGACCGATGTCGGCGTAGCCCGGCAACGAGGGGCGAGCGGTAAGGGGGACCGGTCCGGCCGGGTTAGGCTGGATGGTCCCCCTTGTCAGCACACGAAGGTCCCGTGAGATGCCTGCCGAAGCCTCCCCGGCCGCCGAGTCCGTGTTTCCGCAGCTCGAAGCACTGCTCCCGCATGTGCAGAAGCCGATCCAATACGTCGGCGGAGAGCTGAACTCCACGGTCAAGGAGTGGGCATCCTGCGACGTCCGCTGGGCCCTGATGTACCCCGACGCCTACGAGGTCGGCCTGCCCAACCAGGGCGTCATGATCCTCTACGAGGTGCTCAACGAGCAGCAGGGCGTCCTCGCCGAGCGCACCTACAGCGTCTGGCCGGACCTCGAGGAGCTGATGCGGGAGCACTCCGTCCCGCAGTTCACCGTCGACAGCCACCGCCCGGTCGGCGCCTTCGACGTCTTCGGCCTCTCCTTCTCCACGGAGCTGGGCTACACCAACATGCTCACCGCCCTGGACCTGGCGGGCATCCCGCTGGAGGCGAAGGACCGCGGCATCGACGACCCGATCGTCCTGGCCGGCGGCCACGCGGCGTTCAACCCCGAGCCGATCGCGGACTTCATCGACTGCGCGGTCATCGGCGACGGCGAGCAGGCCGTCCTGGAGGTCACCGCGATCATCCGCGCCTGGAAGGCGGAGGGCCGCCCCGGCGGCCGCGAGGAACTCCTCCTCCGCCTGTCGAAGACCGGCGGCGTCTACGTCCCCGCCTTCTACGACGTCGAGTACCTCCCCGACGGCCGCATCGCCCGCGTCGTCCCCAACCGCTCCGGCGTCCCGTGGCGGGTCTCGAAGCACACCGTCATGGACCTCGACGAGTGGCCCTACCCCAAGCAGCCCCTGGTCCCGCTCGCCGAGACCGTCCACGAGCGCATGTCCGTGGAGATCTTCCGCGGCTGCACCCGCGGCTGCCGCTTCTGCCAGGCCGGCATGATCACCCGACCGGTGCGCGAGCGCTCCATCACCGGCATCGGCGAGATGGTCGACAAGGGCCTGAAGGCGACGGGCTTCGAGGAGGTCGGCCTTCTCTCCCTCTCCTCCGCCGACCACACCGAGATCGCCGACGTCGCGAAGGGCCTCGCCGACCGGTACGAGGAGGACAAGATCGGCCTGTCCCTCCCCTCCACCCGCGTCGACGCCTTCAACATCGACCTGGCCAACGAGCTGACCCGCAACGGCCGCCGCTCCGGCCTCACCTTCGCCCCCGAGGGCGGCTCCGAGCGCATCCGCAAGGTCATCAACAAGATGGTCTCCGAGGACGACCTCATCCGCACCGTCGCCACGGCCTACGGCAACGGCTGGCGCCAGGTGAAGCTGTACTTCATGTGCGGCCTGCCCACCGAGACCGACGACGACGTCCTCCAGATCGCCGACATGGCCACCCGCGTCATCGCCAAGGGCCGCGAGGTCTCCGGCTCCGGCGACATCCGCTGCACGGTCTCCATCGGCGGCTTCGTCCCCAAGCCCCACACCCCCTTCCAGTGGGCCCCGCAGCTCTCCGCCGAGGAGACCGACGCCCGCCTGCAGAAGCTCCGCGACAAGATCCGCGGCGACAAGAAGTACGGCCGCTCCATCGGCTTCCGCTACCACGACGGCAAGCCCGGCATCGTCGAGGGCCTCCTCTCCCGCGGCGACCGTCGCCTCGGCGCCGTCATCCGCGCCGTCTACGACGACGGCGGCCGCTTCGACGGCTGGCGCGAGCACTTCTCCTACGACCGCTGGATGGCCTGCGCCGACAAGGCCCTGGAGCCCACCGGCGTCGACGTCGACTGGTACACCACCCGCGAGCGCGGCTACGAGGAGGTCCTGCCCTGGGACCACCTCGACTCCGGCCTCGACAAGGAGTGGCTCTGGGAGGACTGGCAGGACGCCCTCGACGAGACCGAGGTCGACGACTGCCGCTGGACCCCGTGCTTCGACTGCGGCGTCTGCCCGGCGATGGACACCGAGATCCAGGTCGGCCCGACCGGCAAGAAACTGCTGCCGCTGACTGTGATCAAGTAGGGCCGTACGGCGCGACGCCGCGGGATCCGGATCGGGTTCCGCGGCGTCTTCCTGTGCATGGTGGATCTGGAGAAGGCGCCCGGTGCGGCCCGGCCGGGGGAGACGGCGCAGCAGGCGGGGCAGGGGGAGCCGGCGCGGCGGGCGGACGCCGAGGGGTGTCTTGCCGTGGCGATCCGGATTCCGGTGCGCATCGTGGTGCTGGTACTGGTCGTGCCGGTGCGCATGGTGTGGGACGCGCTGGTCGTCGCGGGACGGTTCCTGCGGGACACGGTGCTGCGTCCCGTCGGGCGGGCGCTGGCGTGGCTCGGGCGGGCCCTCTTCGTGTGGCCGCTGGTCGGGCTGTGGCGGTACGTCCTCGTGCCGCTCGCCAAGGGCGTGGGGTGGCTGGGGCACGTGCTCCTCGTGGTGCCCGCGGCGTGGCTGTACCGGAGGGTGCTGACGCCGGTCGGGCACGGGCTCGCCTGGTTCCTCACCCGGGTGGGCGCGGTGCTCGCG encodes the following:
- a CDS encoding TIGR03960 family B12-binding radical SAM protein, with the protein product MPAEASPAAESVFPQLEALLPHVQKPIQYVGGELNSTVKEWASCDVRWALMYPDAYEVGLPNQGVMILYEVLNEQQGVLAERTYSVWPDLEELMREHSVPQFTVDSHRPVGAFDVFGLSFSTELGYTNMLTALDLAGIPLEAKDRGIDDPIVLAGGHAAFNPEPIADFIDCAVIGDGEQAVLEVTAIIRAWKAEGRPGGREELLLRLSKTGGVYVPAFYDVEYLPDGRIARVVPNRSGVPWRVSKHTVMDLDEWPYPKQPLVPLAETVHERMSVEIFRGCTRGCRFCQAGMITRPVRERSITGIGEMVDKGLKATGFEEVGLLSLSSADHTEIADVAKGLADRYEEDKIGLSLPSTRVDAFNIDLANELTRNGRRSGLTFAPEGGSERIRKVINKMVSEDDLIRTVATAYGNGWRQVKLYFMCGLPTETDDDVLQIADMATRVIAKGREVSGSGDIRCTVSIGGFVPKPHTPFQWAPQLSAEETDARLQKLRDKIRGDKKYGRSIGFRYHDGKPGIVEGLLSRGDRRLGAVIRAVYDDGGRFDGWREHFSYDRWMACADKALEPTGVDVDWYTTRERGYEEVLPWDHLDSGLDKEWLWEDWQDALDETEVDDCRWTPCFDCGVCPAMDTEIQVGPTGKKLLPLTVIK